A single region of the Pseudomonas sp. GGS8 genome encodes:
- the pta gene encoding phosphate acetyltransferase, with amino-acid sequence MQTFFIAPTDFGVGLTSISLGLVRTLERAGLKVGFFKPIAQPHPGDTGPERSTELVARTHGLKPPQPLGLAHVERMLGDGQLDELLEEIITLYQQAAIGKDVLIVEGMVPTRSASYAARVNLHLAKSLDADVILVSAPENEVLTELSGRVELQAQLFGGPKDPKVLGVILNKVKTDESMDVFASRLREHSPLLRSGDFRLLGCIPFQPELNAPRTRDVAELMGAQVLNAGDYETRRMTKIIICARTVRNTVELLKPGVLVVTPGDRDDIILAVSLAAMNGVPLAGLLLTSDTLPDPRIMELCRGALQAGLPVLSVSTGSYDTANQLNGLNKEIPIDDRERAEIITDFVASHLDANWLHQRCGTPREMRLSPAVFRYQLIQRAQAANKRIVLPEGSEPLTVQAAAICQARGIARCVLLAKPADVEAVARAQGIELPPGLEILDPDLIRERYVEPMVALRKTKSLNAPMAEQQLEDTVVIGTMMLALDEVDGLVSGVIHSTANTIRPALQLIKTAPGCTLVSSVFFMLFPEEVLVYGDCVMNPHPSASELAEIALQSADSAAAFGITPRVAMISYSSGESASGEEVEKVREATLLAHEQQNSLLIDGPLQYDAAANETVARQLAPNSQVAGRATVFVFPDLNTGNTTHKAVQRSADCVSLGPMLQGLRKPVNDLPRGAQVDDIVYTIALTAIQAANRPMDV; translated from the coding sequence ATGCAAACTTTTTTTATCGCGCCCACCGATTTTGGTGTGGGTCTGACCTCCATCAGCCTCGGGCTGGTGCGTACCCTTGAGCGGGCCGGCCTCAAAGTCGGCTTTTTCAAACCGATTGCCCAGCCACACCCGGGCGACACCGGTCCTGAACGTTCCACCGAACTGGTGGCCCGCACCCACGGCTTGAAACCGCCTCAGCCGTTGGGCCTGGCCCATGTCGAGCGGATGCTCGGCGACGGTCAACTGGACGAATTGCTCGAAGAAATCATCACCCTTTATCAGCAAGCCGCGATCGGCAAGGACGTGCTGATTGTCGAAGGCATGGTCCCGACCCGCAGCGCCAGTTACGCCGCGCGGGTCAACCTGCACTTGGCCAAGAGCCTCGACGCCGACGTGATTCTGGTCTCGGCGCCGGAAAACGAAGTGCTGACCGAGTTGTCCGGCCGGGTGGAATTGCAGGCGCAATTATTCGGCGGGCCAAAAGATCCGAAAGTGCTGGGTGTGATCCTCAACAAGGTCAAGACCGACGAAAGCATGGACGTCTTCGCCTCGCGCCTGAGAGAGCACTCGCCGTTGCTGCGCAGTGGCGACTTCCGTCTGCTCGGCTGCATCCCGTTTCAACCGGAACTGAATGCCCCGCGCACCCGTGACGTGGCGGAGCTGATGGGCGCTCAGGTGCTCAATGCCGGTGACTACGAAACCCGGCGCATGACCAAAATCATCATTTGTGCCCGCACTGTGCGCAACACCGTGGAGCTGCTCAAGCCCGGTGTGCTGGTGGTGACCCCCGGCGATCGCGACGACATCATCCTCGCGGTCAGCCTCGCGGCGATGAACGGTGTGCCTCTGGCCGGCCTGTTGCTGACCAGCGACACCCTGCCCGACCCGCGCATCATGGAGCTGTGCCGTGGCGCCTTGCAGGCCGGTTTGCCAGTGTTGTCGGTGAGTACCGGTTCCTATGACACCGCCAACCAGTTGAACGGTTTGAACAAGGAAATCCCGATCGACGACCGCGAACGTGCGGAGATCATCACCGATTTCGTCGCCAGCCACCTCGACGCCAACTGGCTGCACCAGCGCTGCGGCACGCCGCGGGAAATGCGCCTGTCACCCGCGGTGTTCCGCTATCAACTGATCCAGCGCGCCCAGGCCGCCAACAAGCGCATCGTGTTGCCTGAAGGCAGCGAGCCGCTGACCGTGCAAGCGGCCGCGATCTGCCAGGCCCGCGGCATTGCCCGTTGTGTATTGCTGGCCAAACCGGCAGACGTCGAGGCGGTCGCCCGCGCCCAAGGCATCGAGTTGCCACCGGGGCTGGAAATCCTCGACCCGGACCTGATTCGTGAGCGCTATGTCGAGCCGATGGTCGCGCTGCGCAAGACTAAAAGCCTTAACGCGCCGATGGCCGAGCAGCAACTGGAAGACACCGTGGTGATCGGCACCATGATGCTGGCGCTGGATGAAGTCGACGGGCTGGTGTCCGGGGTCATTCACTCCACCGCCAACACCATCCGCCCGGCCCTGCAGCTGATTAAAACAGCGCCGGGCTGCACGCTGGTGTCGTCGGTGTTCTTCATGCTGTTTCCAGAAGAAGTGCTGGTTTACGGCGACTGCGTGATGAACCCGCACCCGAGCGCCAGCGAACTGGCCGAGATCGCCTTGCAAAGCGCCGATTCGGCAGCAGCGTTCGGCATTACTCCACGGGTGGCGATGATCAGCTACTCCAGCGGTGAATCGGCCAGCGGCGAAGAAGTCGAGAAGGTTCGCGAGGCCACCTTGCTCGCCCACGAACAGCAAAACTCGCTACTGATCGACGGCCCGTTGCAATACGACGCCGCAGCCAACGAAACCGTGGCCCGGCAACTGGCGCCGAACAGTCAGGTGGCCGGTCGTGCCACGGTGTTCGTGTTCCCCGACCTGAACACCGGCAATACCACCCACAAAGCCGTGCAACGCAGCGCCGACTGCGTCAGCCTCGGGCCAATGCTGCAGGGCCTGCGCAAACCGGTGAACGACTTGCCGCGTGGCGCACAAGTCGATGACATCGTGTACACCATCGCGTTGACCGCGATTCAAGCTGCCAACCGACCTATGGATGTTTAA
- a CDS encoding acyltransferase, with the protein MLDFLPAPVRGVIASLLLALNTILLCSFLFCVALFKVLPFAPTQRFARWLMSHTHEAWISNNKGWMNLVCRTRWHLSGLQDLDYRHSYLITSNHQSWVDIMVLQYVLNRRIRPLKFFLKQELIWVPVIGLAWWALGFPFMKRYSKAYLEKYPEKKGEDLETTRKTCDKFRNNPVGIFNFVEGTRFTEGKHAQQSSPFRYLLKPKAGGIAFVLDAMGDQLEGIVNVTIHYPAGRPGYWDLLCGNVKDVVVHFQELKIPPQFIGKNYDQDGVYRLEFQGWINQLWQDKDALLGQMHREYTAKV; encoded by the coding sequence ATGCTGGATTTTCTACCTGCACCCGTGCGCGGCGTGATCGCCTCGCTGCTGTTGGCGCTGAATACGATTCTGCTCTGCTCGTTTCTGTTCTGTGTGGCGCTGTTCAAAGTGTTGCCGTTCGCCCCCACCCAACGTTTCGCGCGCTGGCTGATGAGTCATACCCACGAAGCGTGGATCAGTAACAACAAAGGCTGGATGAATCTGGTTTGCCGCACACGCTGGCACCTCAGCGGTTTGCAAGACCTCGACTATCGGCACTCCTATCTGATCACCAGCAACCACCAGAGCTGGGTCGACATCATGGTGTTGCAGTACGTGCTCAACCGTCGCATCCGCCCGCTGAAGTTCTTTCTCAAACAGGAACTGATCTGGGTGCCGGTGATTGGCCTGGCGTGGTGGGCGTTGGGTTTTCCGTTCATGAAGCGTTACTCCAAGGCGTACCTGGAAAAATATCCGGAGAAGAAAGGCGAAGACCTGGAGACCACCCGCAAGACCTGCGACAAGTTCCGCAATAACCCGGTGGGGATTTTCAACTTCGTCGAAGGCACGCGCTTTACCGAGGGCAAGCATGCCCAACAGAGTTCACCGTTCCGCTACCTGCTCAAGCCGAAAGCGGGCGGCATTGCATTCGTGCTGGATGCCATGGGCGACCAGCTGGAAGGCATCGTCAATGTGACCATTCACTATCCGGCCGGGCGTCCGGGTTACTGGGATTTGCTCTGCGGTAATGTGAAAGACGTGGTGGTGCACTTTCAGGAGCTGAAGATTCCACCGCAGTTCATTGGCAAGAACTACGATCAGGACGGGGTGTATCGCCTGGAGTTTCAGGGCTGGATCAATCAGCTGTGGCAGGACAAGGACGCGCTGTTGGGGCAGATGCACCGTGAGTACACCGCCAAGGTTTGA
- the hisD gene encoding histidinol dehydrogenase: protein MTAPTAIRRLNAADPDFAHHLDHLLSWESVSDDSVNQRVLDIIKAVRERGDAAVVEFTQKFDGLQVASMADLILPRERLELALTRITVPQREALEKAATRVRSYHEKQKQDSWSYTEADGTVLGQKVTPLDRAGLYVPGGKASYPSSVLMNAIPAKVAGVTEVVMVVPTPRGEVNELVLAAACIAGVDRVFTIGGAQAVAALAYGTESVPKVDKVVGPGNIYVATAKRHVFGQVGIDMIAGPSEILVVCDGQTDPDWIAMDLFSQAEHDEDAQAILVSPDAEFLDKVAASIAKLLPTMERAEIIETSINGRGALIKVRDMEQAIEVANRIAPEHLELSVADPQAWLPQIRHAGAIFMGRHTSEALGDYCAGPNHVLPTSGTARFSSPLGVYDFQKRSSIIFCSEQGASELGKTASVLARGESLSAHARSAEYRILDDKQGN, encoded by the coding sequence ATGACCGCACCGACTGCAATTCGCCGACTCAACGCTGCTGATCCGGATTTCGCACATCATCTGGATCATCTGCTGAGCTGGGAAAGTGTGTCTGATGACTCGGTTAATCAGCGAGTGCTGGACATCATCAAGGCCGTGCGTGAGCGGGGCGATGCGGCGGTGGTCGAGTTCACCCAGAAGTTCGACGGCCTGCAAGTGGCGTCCATGGCGGACTTGATCCTGCCGCGCGAACGCCTGGAACTGGCATTGACCCGCATCACCGTGCCTCAGCGCGAAGCCCTGGAAAAAGCCGCGACCCGTGTGCGCAGCTACCACGAAAAGCAGAAACAGGACTCCTGGAGCTACACCGAAGCCGATGGCACGGTGCTGGGCCAGAAGGTCACGCCACTGGATCGCGCCGGCCTGTATGTACCGGGCGGCAAGGCGTCCTACCCGTCCTCGGTGCTGATGAACGCGATTCCGGCCAAGGTGGCAGGCGTGACCGAAGTGGTCATGGTCGTGCCGACCCCGCGCGGTGAAGTGAACGAGCTGGTGCTGGCCGCGGCTTGCATCGCCGGCGTCGACCGGGTGTTCACCATCGGCGGCGCCCAAGCGGTTGCGGCGCTGGCTTATGGCACTGAAAGCGTGCCGAAGGTCGACAAAGTGGTCGGTCCGGGCAATATCTATGTCGCCACCGCCAAGCGCCACGTGTTTGGCCAGGTCGGTATCGACATGATCGCCGGCCCGTCGGAGATTCTGGTGGTGTGTGACGGCCAGACCGATCCGGACTGGATCGCCATGGACCTGTTCTCCCAGGCCGAGCACGACGAAGACGCCCAGGCGATTCTGGTCAGCCCGGACGCTGAGTTCCTCGACAAGGTGGCCGCCAGCATCGCCAAACTGCTGCCAACCATGGAACGCGCCGAGATCATCGAAACCTCGATCAATGGCCGTGGTGCGCTGATCAAGGTTCGCGACATGGAACAGGCCATCGAAGTGGCCAACCGCATTGCCCCGGAGCACCTGGAGCTGTCGGTCGCCGATCCGCAGGCCTGGTTGCCGCAGATCCGCCATGCCGGCGCGATCTTCATGGGCCGCCACACTTCCGAAGCCCTGGGCGACTATTGCGCAGGTCCCAACCACGTATTGCCGACCTCCGGCACTGCGCGCTTCTCCTCGCCGTTGGGTGTTTACGACTTCCAGAAACGTTCGTCGATCATCTTCTGCTCCGAGCAGGGTGCCTCCGAACTGGGCAAGACCGCCTCCGTACTGGCCCGTGGCGAATCGCTGAGCGCTCACGCCCGCAGTGCTGAATACCGCATTCTTGATGACAAGCAGGGGAACTGA
- the hisC gene encoding histidinol-phosphate transaminase, which yields MSKFWSPFVKNLVPYVPGEQPKLAKLVKLNTNENPYGPSPKALKAMQTELNDNLRLYPDPNSDVLKQAVAKYYGVQGNQVFLGNGSDEVLAHIFHGLLQHDKPLLFPDISYSFYPVYCGLYGIAFDAVPLDEQFQINPADYAKPNGGIIFPNPNAPTGCLLALDAVEQILKASPDSVVVVDEAYIDFGGETAIALVDRYPNLLVTQTLSKSRSLAGLRVGLAVGHPDLIEALERIKNSFNSYPLDRLAIVGAAAAFEDREYFDKTCRLVIESREKVVAQLEAKGFEVLPSAANFIFARHPKHDAAGLAAKLREQGVIVRHFKQERIAQFLRISIGAPEQNQALIDSLGDL from the coding sequence ATGAGTAAATTCTGGAGCCCGTTCGTCAAGAATCTGGTGCCTTATGTGCCGGGCGAGCAGCCGAAGCTGGCGAAACTGGTGAAGCTCAACACCAACGAAAACCCATACGGTCCATCGCCAAAAGCCCTGAAGGCAATGCAGACCGAACTGAATGACAACCTGCGTCTGTACCCGGACCCGAACAGCGACGTGCTCAAGCAAGCCGTTGCCAAGTATTACGGCGTGCAGGGCAATCAGGTGTTCCTCGGCAACGGTTCCGATGAAGTCCTGGCGCACATTTTTCACGGTTTGCTGCAACACGATAAGCCGCTGCTGTTCCCGGACATCAGTTACAGCTTCTACCCGGTTTACTGCGGGTTGTACGGGATTGCGTTTGACGCTGTGCCGCTGGACGAGCAGTTCCAGATCAACCCGGCGGACTACGCCAAGCCGAACGGCGGGATCATCTTCCCGAACCCGAACGCACCGACCGGTTGCCTGCTGGCGCTGGACGCCGTGGAGCAAATCCTCAAGGCCAGTCCGGATTCGGTGGTCGTGGTGGATGAGGCTTACATCGACTTCGGTGGCGAAACGGCGATCGCTCTGGTGGACCGTTATCCGAATCTGTTGGTGACGCAGACCCTGTCCAAGTCCCGTTCCCTGGCCGGTCTGCGGGTAGGTCTGGCCGTGGGGCACCCGGACCTGATCGAGGCGCTGGAGCGGATCAAGAACAGCTTCAACTCCTACCCGCTTGATCGCCTGGCGATTGTGGGGGCTGCGGCGGCGTTCGAAGATCGCGAGTATTTCGACAAGACTTGCCGGTTGGTCATCGAGAGTCGCGAGAAGGTGGTCGCGCAACTGGAGGCGAAGGGGTTTGAAGTGTTGCCGTCGGCGGCGAACTTCATTTTCGCCCGTCACCCGAAGCACGATGCGGCAGGGCTGGCGGCGAAGTTGCGCGAACAGGGCGTGATCGTTCGGCACTTCAAGCAAGAGCGGATTGCCCAGTTCCTGCGGATTTCCATCGGCGCGCCGGAGCAGAATCAGGCACTGATCGACAGCCTCGGCGACCTCTAG
- the cysN gene encoding sulfate adenylyltransferase subunit CysN, translating to MSHASDLISEDILAYLGQHERKEMLRFLSCGNVDDGKSTLIGRLLHDSKMIYEDHLEAITRDSKKVGTTGEDIDLALLVDGLQAEREQGITIDVAYRYFSTAKRKFIIADTPGHEQYTRNMATGASTCDLAIILVDARYGVQTQTRRHSFIASLLGIKHIVVAINKMDLNGFDESVFESIKADYLKFAEGIAFKPSTMAFVPMSALKGDNVVNKSERSPWYTGQSLMEILETVEIANDRNYTDLRFPVQYVNRPNLNFRGFAGTLASGIVHKGDEVVVLPSGKSSRVKSIVTFEGELEHAGPGQAVTLTMEDEIDISRGDLLVHADNQPQVTDAFDAMLVWMAEEPMLPGKKYDIKRATTYVPGSITSIVNRVDVNTLAEGPASSLQLNEIGRVKISLDAAIALDGYDSNRTTGSFIVIDRLTNGTVAAGMIIAQPLAHGSSSHHGKLAHVATEERAQRFGQQPATVLFSGLSGAGKSTLAYAVERKLFDMGRAVFVLDGQNLRHDLNKGLPQDRAGRTENWRRAAHVARQFNEAGLLTLAAFVAPSAEGREQAKDLIGKERLLTVYVQASPTVCAERDPQGLYAAGGDNIPGESFPYDVPLNADLVIDTQSLSLEESVKQVLDLLRKRGAI from the coding sequence ATGTCGCACGCATCTGATTTGATCAGCGAGGACATCCTCGCCTACCTGGGCCAGCATGAACGCAAGGAAATGCTGCGCTTTCTGTCCTGTGGCAACGTCGACGACGGCAAGAGCACCCTGATCGGGCGCCTGCTGCACGACTCCAAAATGATCTACGAAGATCACCTGGAAGCCATTACCCGCGACTCGAAAAAAGTCGGCACTACTGGCGAAGACATTGACCTGGCGTTGCTGGTCGACGGCTTGCAGGCCGAGCGTGAGCAGGGCATCACCATTGATGTCGCCTACCGCTATTTCTCTACCGCCAAGCGCAAATTCATCATCGCCGATACCCCCGGCCATGAGCAGTACACCCGCAACATGGCCACCGGTGCATCCACCTGTGACCTGGCTATCATCCTGGTCGACGCCCGTTACGGCGTGCAGACCCAGACCCGTCGCCACAGCTTTATCGCCTCGTTGCTGGGCATCAAGCACATCGTGGTCGCCATCAACAAGATGGACCTCAACGGCTTCGACGAAAGCGTATTTGAGTCGATCAAGGCCGATTACCTGAAGTTCGCCGAAGGCATCGCGTTCAAGCCGAGCACCATGGCGTTCGTGCCGATGTCGGCGCTCAAGGGCGACAACGTGGTGAACAAGTCCGAGCGCTCGCCGTGGTACACCGGCCAGTCGCTGATGGAAATTCTCGAGACCGTCGAGATCGCCAACGACCGCAACTACACCGACCTGCGTTTCCCGGTGCAGTACGTCAACCGTCCGAACCTGAACTTCCGTGGTTTCGCCGGCACCCTGGCCAGCGGCATTGTGCACAAGGGCGACGAAGTCGTTGTGTTGCCGTCGGGCAAGAGCAGCCGCGTGAAATCCATTGTCACCTTCGAAGGTGAACTGGAGCACGCAGGCCCTGGTCAAGCGGTGACGCTGACCATGGAAGACGAGATCGACATCTCCCGTGGCGACTTGCTGGTGCATGCCGATAACCAGCCGCAAGTGACCGACGCCTTCGACGCCATGCTGGTGTGGATGGCTGAAGAGCCGATGCTGCCGGGCAAGAAATACGACATCAAGCGCGCCACGACTTATGTGCCGGGTTCGATCACCAGCATCGTCAACCGTGTGGACGTGAACACGTTGGCCGAAGGCCCTGCCAGCTCGTTGCAGCTGAACGAGATCGGTCGGGTCAAGATCAGCCTCGACGCGGCCATCGCGCTGGACGGTTACGACAGCAACCGCACCACGGGTTCGTTCATCGTCATCGACCGTTTGACCAACGGCACGGTTGCGGCCGGCATGATCATCGCTCAGCCGCTGGCGCATGGCAGCAGCTCCCACCACGGCAAACTGGCCCATGTAGCCACCGAAGAGCGCGCCCAGCGCTTCGGTCAGCAACCGGCCACCGTGTTGTTCAGCGGCCTGTCGGGCGCTGGCAAAAGCACCCTGGCGTATGCGGTTGAACGCAAGCTGTTCGACATGGGGCGCGCGGTGTTTGTACTTGATGGCCAGAACCTGCGTCATGACCTGAACAAAGGTCTGCCACAGGATCGCGCCGGGCGTACCGAGAATTGGCGTCGTGCGGCGCACGTTGCGCGTCAGTTCAACGAAGCCGGTCTGTTGACCTTGGCTGCATTCGTTGCGCCGAGCGCTGAAGGTCGTGAGCAGGCCAAGGACCTGATCGGCAAGGAGCGTCTGCTGACGGTCTACGTCCAGGCGTCGCCGACGGTCTGCGCCGAGCGTGATCCGCAAGGTCTGTACGCGGCGGGTGGCGACAACATCCCGGGCGAATCCTTCCCGTACGACGTACCGCTGAATGCAGATCTGGTGATCGATACCCAGTCGCTGTCGCTGGAAGAAAGCGTCAAGCAAGTGCTGGATCTGCTGCGCAAGCGTGGCGCGATCTAA
- a CDS encoding Nif3-like dinuclear metal center hexameric protein, giving the protein MAVALSTLVEEADRYLASAKIADYCPNGLQVEGRPQVMRIVSGVTASQALLDAAVEAQADLVLVHHGYFWKGENPCITGMKQRRLKTLLKHDISLLSYHLPLDLHPEVGNNVQLARQLDITVEGPLDPDNLKIVGLVGSLSEPMTPRDFARRVQEVMGREPLLIEGSEMIRRVGWCTGGGQGYIDQAVLAGVDLYLSGEASEQTFHSARENDISFIAAGHHATERYGVQALGDYLARRFALEHIFIDCPNPI; this is encoded by the coding sequence ATGGCCGTCGCCCTGAGCACCCTGGTCGAAGAAGCCGACCGTTACCTGGCAAGTGCAAAGATCGCCGATTACTGCCCCAACGGCTTGCAGGTCGAAGGCCGGCCGCAAGTGATGCGCATCGTCAGCGGTGTCACCGCCAGCCAGGCACTGCTGGACGCCGCGGTGGAGGCCCAGGCCGATCTGGTGCTGGTGCATCACGGCTATTTCTGGAAAGGCGAGAACCCGTGCATCACCGGCATGAAGCAGCGCCGGTTGAAAACCCTGCTCAAGCACGACATCAGCCTGCTGTCCTATCACTTGCCGCTGGACCTGCACCCGGAAGTCGGCAACAACGTGCAGCTCGCCCGGCAACTGGACATCACCGTCGAAGGCCCGCTGGATCCGGACAATCTGAAAATCGTCGGCCTGGTCGGCTCGTTGAGCGAACCGATGACCCCCCGCGATTTCGCCCGCCGCGTGCAGGAAGTCATGGGGCGCGAGCCGTTGTTGATCGAAGGCAGCGAGATGATTCGTCGGGTCGGCTGGTGCACCGGTGGCGGCCAGGGTTACATTGACCAAGCGGTGTTGGCCGGTGTCGATCTGTACCTCAGCGGCGAGGCCTCCGAGCAGACGTTCCACAGCGCCCGGGAAAACGACATCAGTTTCATCGCTGCCGGCCACCATGCCACCGAGCGTTATGGTGTGCAGGCTTTGGGCGATTACCTGGCGCGACGCTTTGCCCTCGAGCACATCTTCATCGATTGCCCGAACCCGATTTGA
- the hisG gene encoding ATP phosphoribosyltransferase, which produces MLTIALSKGRILDDTLPLLAEAGIVPTENPDKSRKLIIPTTQADVRLLIVRATDVPTYVEHGAADLGVAGKDVLMEYGGQGLYEPLDLQIAQCKLMTAGKVGAIEPKGRLRIATKFVNVAKRYYAEQGRQVDIIKLYGSMELAPLIGLADKIIDVVDTGNTLRANGLEPQDFIAAISSRLIVNKASMKMQHARIQALIDTLRKAVESRHRG; this is translated from the coding sequence ATGTTGACTATCGCACTGTCCAAGGGCCGCATCCTTGACGACACTTTGCCGCTTCTGGCTGAAGCGGGCATCGTGCCGACCGAGAATCCGGACAAGAGCCGCAAGCTGATCATCCCCACGACCCAGGCCGATGTGCGCTTGCTGATCGTGCGTGCCACCGATGTGCCGACCTATGTCGAGCATGGTGCCGCCGACCTGGGCGTCGCCGGTAAAGACGTGCTGATGGAATACGGTGGCCAGGGGCTGTACGAACCACTGGACCTGCAAATCGCCCAGTGCAAACTGATGACGGCCGGTAAGGTCGGCGCGATCGAGCCCAAGGGCCGGCTGCGCATCGCCACCAAGTTCGTCAACGTTGCCAAGCGCTACTACGCCGAACAGGGTCGTCAGGTCGACATCATCAAGCTCTACGGCTCGATGGAACTGGCGCCGCTGATCGGTCTGGCCGACAAGATCATCGACGTGGTCGACACCGGTAATACGCTGCGGGCCAATGGCCTGGAGCCACAGGATTTCATCGCTGCCATCAGCTCGCGTCTGATCGTCAACAAAGCCTCGATGAAAATGCAGCATGCCCGTATCCAGGCGTTGATCGACACCCTGCGCAAGGCAGTGGAGTCTCGACACCGCGGCTGA
- the algW gene encoding Do family serine endopeptidase AlgW, translating to MLKALRFSGWPLLAGVLVALLIIQRYPQWVGLPSLDVNLQQAPQTLGVQQGPVSYADAVTTAAPSVVNLYTTKVVNKPSHPLFEDPQFRRFFGDNSPKQKRMESSLGSGVIMSPEGYLLTNNHVTSGADQIVVALKDGRETLARVIGSDPETDLAVLKIDLKNLPSITVGRSDNLRIGDVALAIGNPFGVGQTVTMGIISATGRNQLGLNNYEDFIQTDAAINPGNSGGALVDANGNLTGINTAIFSKSGGSQGIGFAIPVKLAMEVMKSIIEHGQVIRGWLGIEVQPLSQELAESFGLSGRPGIVVAGIFRDGPAQKAGLQLGDVILSIDGEPAGDGRKSMNQVARIKPTDKVTIQVMRNGKELKLTAEIGLRPPPAPIQEKEEE from the coding sequence ATGCTCAAGGCGCTGCGTTTTTCCGGCTGGCCGCTGTTGGCCGGCGTGCTTGTCGCTCTACTGATTATTCAGCGTTACCCGCAGTGGGTCGGGCTGCCAAGCCTCGACGTCAATCTGCAACAAGCCCCGCAAACCCTTGGTGTGCAGCAGGGCCCGGTGTCCTATGCCGATGCGGTGACCACGGCTGCGCCGTCGGTGGTCAACCTTTACACCACCAAAGTGGTCAACAAACCCAGCCATCCGCTGTTTGAAGACCCGCAATTCCGCCGCTTCTTCGGCGACAACTCGCCCAAGCAGAAGCGCATGGAATCAAGCCTCGGTTCGGGCGTGATCATGAGCCCGGAAGGTTACCTGCTGACCAACAACCACGTGACCAGCGGTGCCGACCAGATCGTGGTGGCGCTCAAGGATGGTCGTGAAACCCTGGCCCGAGTCATCGGCAGCGACCCCGAAACCGACCTCGCGGTGCTGAAGATCGACCTGAAAAACCTGCCGTCGATCACTGTCGGCCGTTCCGACAACCTGCGCATCGGCGACGTGGCCCTGGCCATCGGCAACCCATTCGGCGTCGGCCAGACCGTGACCATGGGCATCATCAGTGCCACCGGGCGCAATCAGTTGGGCCTGAACAACTACGAAGACTTCATCCAGACCGACGCCGCAATCAACCCCGGCAACTCCGGCGGCGCGCTGGTGGACGCCAACGGCAACCTGACCGGCATCAACACGGCGATCTTCTCCAAGTCCGGCGGCTCGCAAGGCATCGGCTTCGCGATCCCGGTCAAACTGGCGATGGAAGTGATGAAGTCGATCATCGAACACGGCCAGGTGATTCGCGGCTGGCTCGGCATCGAAGTGCAACCGCTAAGTCAGGAACTGGCGGAATCGTTTGGCCTGTCGGGACGTCCGGGAATTGTGGTCGCGGGAATTTTCCGTGACGGCCCGGCGCAGAAGGCCGGCCTGCAACTGGGCGACGTGATCCTCAGCATCGATGGTGAACCGGCTGGCGATGGTCGCAAGTCAATGAACCAGGTGGCACGCATCAAGCCGACCGACAAGGTCACGATTCAGGTGATGCGCAACGGCAAAGAGCTCAAGCTCACGGCAGAAATAGGCCTGCGTCCGCCGCCGGCACCGATCCAGGAAAAAGAAGAAGAGTAG
- the cysD gene encoding sulfate adenylyltransferase subunit CysD yields the protein MVDKLTHLKQLEAESIHIIREVAAEFDNPVMLYSVGKDSAVMLHLARKAFFPGKLPFPVMHVDTQWKFKEMYAFRDRMVEELGLDLLVHVNPEGVAQGINPLTHGSAKHTDIMKTEGLKQALDKYGFDAAFGGARRDEEKSRAKERVYSFRDSKHRWDPKNQRPELWNVYNGKVNKGESIRVFPLSNWTELDIWQYIYLEGIPIVPLYFAAERDVIEMNGTWIMIDDERLLNHLSDEDKARIVKKKVRFRTLGDYPLTGAVESEATSLTDIIQEMLLTRTSERQGRVIDHDGAGSMEEKKRQGYF from the coding sequence ATGGTCGACAAACTGACGCATCTGAAACAGCTGGAGGCCGAAAGCATCCACATCATCCGCGAGGTCGCCGCCGAGTTCGATAACCCGGTGATGCTGTACTCCGTCGGTAAAGACTCCGCCGTGATGCTGCACCTTGCGCGCAAGGCATTCTTCCCGGGCAAACTTCCGTTTCCGGTGATGCACGTCGACACCCAGTGGAAGTTCAAGGAAATGTACGCGTTCCGCGACCGCATGGTCGAAGAGCTCGGCCTGGACCTGCTGGTACACGTCAACCCCGAGGGCGTTGCGCAGGGTATCAACCCGCTGACCCACGGCAGTGCCAAGCATACCGACATCATGAAGACCGAAGGCCTCAAGCAGGCCCTCGACAAGTACGGCTTCGACGCGGCATTCGGTGGCGCCCGTCGCGACGAAGAGAAGTCCCGCGCCAAAGAGCGCGTGTATTCGTTCCGTGACAGCAAGCACCGCTGGGACCCGAAAAACCAGCGTCCGGAGCTGTGGAACGTCTACAACGGCAAGGTCAACAAGGGCGAATCGATCCGCGTATTCCCGTTGTCGAACTGGACCGAACTGGACATCTGGCAGTACATCTATCTGGAAGGCATCCCGATCGTGCCGCTGTATTTCGCTGCCGAGCGTGATGTCATTGAGATGAATGGCACCTGGATCATGATCGACGACGAGCGCCTGCTCAATCACCTGAGCGACGAAGACAAGGCACGCATCGTCAAGAAGAAGGTCCGTTTCCGTACACTGGGCGACTACCCGTTGACCGGTGCTGTCGAGTCCGAGGCCACCAGCCTGACTGACATCATTCAGGAAATGCTCCTGACGCGAACTTCCGAACGCCAGGGCCGAGTCATCGATCACGATGGCGCAGGTTCCATGGAAGAAAAGAAACGTCAGGGTTATTTCTAA